The Bacteroides ovatus genomic interval AATTCGTTCTGCACACTTATATATGCCTGATAAGAAGACCCGCGGTCATTCTGCAAAGAAATTACATGCTTATCATTAACAAGAGTAGTACCAAAGAAATCGACATTTTTTTGTGTCTTTTCCGGCATATTCTCAGCGTTATTGATGTTAGCAATAAACTCTTTGGCTTTCTGCCTCAACTGATCAACACCAATATAATCATTCCCGCACATCAAAGCATCATCTTTATTCAGATAAACCTGCAGGATGTTACGTTCTTTAATTTTATCGGTATTCTCATTCTTTTCATCTTCGGGTGGTGGAGGCAAAAGTCTTGCCAAACCACGGTCCGTATCCATTGATGTTGTAATCAAGAAGAAGATCAGCAACAAGAAAGCAATATCCGCCGTAGAACTTGAGTTTATATCAGGAACTTTTCTTTTTCCTTTTGCCATTTTAATAACTTATTTAATCGAGTATCCTCAATTGATTACGACAATTTTTTCTTTATACCACTCGCTATGATTGCAACAACTGTCACAAACAACAATATGTAAATAGAATAAAGGAACATATCAGTTACTTTCAGCCAAAAAGGAACATTGTCTGTACCACTATAGCCAGGAATCTGCATTGGTGTACCATCACCCATTGCCCAAGCTACAATAAGAACAACAGCTAAAAGAACCAAACCAAGTAAAGACTTGATGGCATTTGCCGGGTTATCCTTCAAAGCTGCACCAAATTGGAATACAGCAGCAATAACAGTGGCTGCAATGGCTAAGCCAAACAAAACGTACATCAGATAGAGTAAGGCGTCTGTTTGAGCCGGTTGCCACATTTCGGGATCTACTCCCGGAATTAAGGCATCGCCCGAGGCATCTCCTCCTAAGAAGAACAAGCCAATAACGATCAGAATAATAGCAAACATCGCATACAGTGCGTAATACGATATTCTATATGTTAACTTACTCATTTTAGATTATTTTTTGTATTTCAAGTTATATTTGATTACCATATCAAGCAAAGAGATAGAAGAATCTTCCATTTCACTTGTAAGAGCCTCAATTTTAGAAAGTACGTAGTTGTAGAATACCTGAAGGATCAATGCTACAATCAAACCGAAGATAGTTGTAATCAAGGCTACTTTCATACCACCTGCAACAACCGTCGGAGAGATATCACCTACCTGCTGGATTTTATCAAATGCCTGCACCATACCGATTACAGTACCCAAGAATCCGAGTGACGGAGCCATTGCGATAAACAGTGTGATCCAAGAACATCCTTTTTCAAGGTAACCTGCCTGTACACCACCATAAGATACAACTGACTTCTCAACTACGTCAATACCTTGATCGATTCTCATCAAACCTTGGTAGTAGATAGAAGCAACCGGGCCTCTGGTGTTACGAGCAATGTCTTTAGCAGCTTCAACATCACCTTTTTCCAAAGCAGCTTCGATAGATGCCATGAATTTTTTTGTGTTGATTTCAGCCAAACTCAAATAAATGATACGTTCAATACAGAAAGCCAAACCGATCACCAAAGCGATAGCTACCAAACTCATGAAAGATGCAGTACCTTCGATGAATTTAACTTTGATTTCCTTGTGAATACCACCCTCTTCTGCAGCAGGAGCAGTAGCTGTAGTAGCTTCAGCGGCAGGAGCAGCTTGTTGTTCAGTTTGTTCTGCTGCAGGAGCGTCTTGAGCCTGAGCAAGTTGAATTGAGCCAAAAGTGAAGGCCCCAATCACAGCAACAATTGCAAATAACTTTTTCATTGTGTGTCTAATTTTTAAGATTAATTAATTGATTATTATTATTGTATTTACTTCTCATCTCTCTTTCATTTCTGCGGAGAGACGGGGATTCGAACCCCGGATACGCTTTTGGCGTATACACGCTTTCCAGGCGTGCCTCTTCAACCACTCGAGCATCTCTCCCTCTGTGTTTTCAGCATTTTCAGCTACAAATGTATTCTTTTTTTTCTTTTCAAGAAGCATTCTCCCCCTTTTATCTTGAATAAATACTGCAAATTAATATAATTTAAAACCTTTCGAACCTTATTTGCGGATTCCGAACACTTTTAACGCATTCACAGAAGTGACCTGTGCCACATACTCCGGATCCATCTGATAAATATCCGCCACCTTCATGAGTGTGTCTCTCACATTGGCACTTTCATTCCTCTTTCCCCGGTTCGGCACAGGAGCCAAATAGGGAGAATCGGTTTCAAGCACAATGCGCTCTAAAGGAACAGTCGTCAATGCCTCCGGCAAAGTCGATTTCTTGAAAGTTACAACTCCATTGATACCTAACATAAATCCTTCAAATTCCAACAATTTCGCCGCTTCTTCCGATGTCCCAGTAAAACTATGAAAAATGCCGGTTAATGGGGTATTTTTATAGGGTTCCATTACCTTATATATATATTCAAACGCTTCTCTTGAATGGATTACAATGGGAAGACCATATTCCAGCGCCCATTCTATTTGCTTTTCAAAAACCAAGATTTGCTCTTTCAGAAAAGTCTTGTCCCAATAAAGATCAAGACCTATTTCTCCGATAGCCACAAACTCACGGGAAGTCGACAAGTATTTGTGAACAATCGCTAATTCCTGTTCATACGATTCATTGACAGAAGTAGGGTGCAGTCCGATCATCGGATAGCAAAATCCCGGATAATCCCTACAAACCGACAACATAGCATCAATGGTCGTACTGTCTATATTGGGCATAAAAATATAGGAAACTCCCGCTTTCTGCGCACGTTCCATCACCAAAGGCAGGTCTTCGGTAAATTCTTCTACAAAAAGATGAGAATGAGTATCGATCAACATGATATTTCTTTTTCTTCTTTTATTTTTTCGCTGGAGCGATAATAATATATCAGTCCATAGTCGCGGCATTTTTCTAATCGGGTATCATTGGGAGTGACATCCTGGTATTTGGCTTCTACCTGATTCCAGATATCCAGAATCAATTCATCGGCACGGTCACGCATAGACGCCAGTTCATCAAGACTACGATTGGTTAATGCCTGATAGTTCTTCTGCCGTTCATAGCTTTCCAGAAAAATATCATAATGCACTTTTACGCGTGCAATAGTCGGATTATAAATAGGTATGCCACCTTGAGTGGTCCTTAATTGTTCGCCTTCGATTATTTTCTTCCCCCACTCTACCAGAGAGGCTTCACTCAACAGGTCCGGTACGGTATTGGAAGCAGGCAAGCCATATAACTCTTTATGTGCCACCTTGATTTCATCACGAAGCACTGCCAAATTGAGCACCTGAATAAAATGAGAGATATACAGCCGGGCAGTCTTCACATTCATCTGGTGTTTACGGCTGGCACGCGACTGATTATCGTAGCACTGGGTATAATAAATTTGCGCTGCCTCAAACCGATGCAAAAAGTTACGCGCTTCAAATAATGTCTTCAATGTAATAGCCAAGTCACGCACATTATACATCTCTCCCTTTTCGACAGCCGCTTTCAGCGCCCGAACTCTTGCTTGATCAGTATTTGGTAGTCGTCTATAAGGCATATCTCCGATACTTAACTACATTTCACGATACATTAATAATTTCACCAGATTCTTCAGTTCTTTTTTTCTGTCTTCCGCAACAGCTACCGCTGCCAGACTTTCCATAGCGAACGTATAATATTCACGCATTTTGCTTTCACAAATATTGCGGATATTCAACTGATTATAGATTTCAGTTACCGCTTCGATTTTTTCAGAAGGTTGAAAAGCCTCCGCATTCAACCAACGATTCAATTCAGCATGCTGCTTTTCATCCGCACGGTTCAGTGCTTTGATAAGCATATATGTTTTTTTATTGCAGAGGATGTCTCCACCTATCTTCTTCCCGAACACTTCCGGATCACCATATACATCCAACAAATCATCCTGTAACTGGAATGCTACTCCAATATGCATTCCAAAATTATATAGATTTTCTGCATCTTCAGCAGTCGCTCCTGCCAGAATTGCACCTATTTTAAGACTACCCGCAAGCAACACGGCTGTTTTCAAACGAATCATTTCAATGTATTCGTCTTCTGT includes:
- a CDS encoding ExbD/TolR family protein, producing MAKGKRKVPDINSSSTADIAFLLLIFFLITTSMDTDRGLARLLPPPPEDEKNENTDKIKERNILQVYLNKDDALMCGNDYIGVDQLRQKAKEFIANINNAENMPEKTQKNVDFFGTTLVNDKHVISLQNDRGSSYQAYISVQNELVAAYNELRDELAQEKFGVTYAELNDAQQKAVREVYPQRISEAEPKKYGEKKK
- a CDS encoding MotA/TolQ/ExbB proton channel family protein, whose amino-acid sequence is MKKLFAIVAVIGAFTFGSIQLAQAQDAPAAEQTEQQAAPAAEATTATAPAAEEGGIHKEIKVKFIEGTASFMSLVAIALVIGLAFCIERIIYLSLAEINTKKFMASIEAALEKGDVEAAKDIARNTRGPVASIYYQGLMRIDQGIDVVEKSVVSYGGVQAGYLEKGCSWITLFIAMAPSLGFLGTVIGMVQAFDKIQQVGDISPTVVAGGMKVALITTIFGLIVALILQVFYNYVLSKIEALTSEMEDSSISLLDMVIKYNLKYKK
- a CDS encoding TatD family hydrolase yields the protein MLIDTHSHLFVEEFTEDLPLVMERAQKAGVSYIFMPNIDSTTIDAMLSVCRDYPGFCYPMIGLHPTSVNESYEQELAIVHKYLSTSREFVAIGEIGLDLYWDKTFLKEQILVFEKQIEWALEYGLPIVIHSREAFEYIYKVMEPYKNTPLTGIFHSFTGTSEEAAKLLEFEGFMLGINGVVTFKKSTLPEALTTVPLERIVLETDSPYLAPVPNRGKRNESANVRDTLMKVADIYQMDPEYVAQVTSVNALKVFGIRK
- a CDS encoding polyprenyl synthetase family protein, encoding MFTASQLLDKINNHISEIQFTRTPKGLYEPIEYILSLGGKRIRPVLMLMGYNLYREDVASIYDPATAIEVYHNHTLLHDDLMDRSDVRRGKPTVHKVWNDNTAVLSGDAMLILAFRYMTGCPPEHLKEVMDLFSLTTLEICEGQQLDMEFESRCDVTEDEYIEMIRLKTAVLLAGSLKIGAILAGATAEDAENLYNFGMHIGVAFQLQDDLLDVYGDPEVFGKKIGGDILCNKKTYMLIKALNRADEKQHAELNRWLNAEAFQPSEKIEAVTEIYNQLNIRNICESKMREYYTFAMESLAAVAVAEDRKKELKNLVKLLMYREM